One genomic region from Colletotrichum lupini chromosome 7, complete sequence encodes:
- a CDS encoding ricin B lectin — protein MKLSLLMTAATYAAAVQSAITWSLEKAASPTADQTDAYNKIEAAMRLAVARHSRLGSATKNLRVYYTPGVPTAEANYNGDVRFGSNRAYMNERTALHEVSHTLGVGQTAAFDRKCAAGDWATALPLLRSWDGSGAVINCGGSHIWPYGLNYDTEWSETNANRHVQLINAMIRDGM, from the coding sequence ATGAAGCTGTCTCTTCTCATGACAGCTGCAACTTACGCCGCAGCTGTGCAGAGCGCAATCACTTGGAGCCTCGAGAAGGCCGCAAGCCCTACGGCGGATCAGACAGACGCCTATAACAAAATCGAAGCTGCAATGCGTCTTGCTGTTGCCCGTCATTCTCGCCTCGGAAGCGCAACAAAGAACTTGCGCGTTTACTATACTCCTGGCGTACCAACTGCGGAGGCAAATTACAACGGCGACGTCAGATTTGGCTCAAACCGAGCATATATGAATGAGAGAACGGCCCTTCATGAGGTCTCTCATACTCTGGGAGTTGGTCAAACTGCTGCGTTCGATCGGAAGTGCGCTGCTGGAGATTGGGCCACTGCGCTGCCATTACTACGGTCGTGGGATGGCTCAGGAGCAGTTATCAACTGTGGTGGTTCGCACATTTGGCCTTATGGGCTGAACTACGATACTGAGTGGAGTGAGACAAACGCCAACCGCCATGTCCAACTCATAAATGCTATGATACGGGATGGCATGTAG